A stretch of DNA from Paenibacillus sp. FSL W8-0186:
GTAATTCCATTGATCGGGATTTTCATTGGGCTCAGCGTGATGATAAGCCGCAAATGGCCGTCCCGCTGGAATACCCGCCGCACTGGAGCGCTGCTTGCCGTGCTGTCGCTGGTTTTGATGAGCACGATTTTTTCCATGGAGAAGAAGCTTGCTCCATCGGTGTCATTATCGGCGGGAAATATTATGTCGCAAATTCATCATGATCTTCAAACCGCCTTGTTCGGTCCAACGCTTGAGGATACCGGGTTCAGCCTGCTCGGTCTCGATATCAGCGGAGGCTATGTCGGCGGGCTTGAATTTGCCCTGCTCTATTCTCTGTTCGGCATTGCAGGAGCGAAGCTGATCATGATCGTGATGATGGCGATCAGTTTCATGCTGATTACTGGTCTGTCTTATGTCGATTTATTCCGGTTGATGCGTAAAAATGTAAGCGGAGTGGGGGCCGATTTCGGCCGGAAGCTCAGAATGCTGCGTCCTGTTCCCGTTAAAAGAGAGAAGCGGCCAGCTGAATCTCCGGATCGGGAAACCCGGTATGAGGATGAAACGGAGGAAGAGGAGGAGCTTCCTGCGTCCCCTAAGCAACAGAACAAGCCGGTATTTTTTCAGCTGTTTAACTTTAAGCCCCGTCCGAAGCAGACAGGCAGCTCTGGGGATTTCAGCGAGGAGTTGGAGGGGCAATTCGCGGAGGACGAGCCGTTACATACTTCCGGAGTGAATTGGAATGAACTCGATTATGCAGGCAGCAATGCTTCCGTTCCTGAAGGAGCGAGATTCGATCCTTACACCGGTGAACCGATTCTGCAGCGGAACGACCAGGCAGATGTCGGTCCCATTATTCGCGATTTCTTCGACAATATACAGCATGAAGGACGCTCCGGCGAAAGTGAATCTGAAGCGGAGGAGCAGCAGTCTGGCGAATCGGAAGTCTGGCCGGATGCCTTAGCTTCCATAGAGGATTACAGCCCGCCGGAGCTGAACACAGCTGAGGCGGACGCCGTGGAAATGAATGCAATCTCCCATTCTGATGAGGAAAGTGCTGATACTTCTGGAGAGGGTAATCAAGAAGAAGGGGACAAGCCCGAAGAACCGGCACCTTCGCCGAAGCCGGCTCCCAAGCCGTATAAATTGCCGCCGTTCCGTCTGCTGTCCAAGCCGGCAGGCAGCGGCAAGTCCGGTGATCAGGCGGATTACAAGCAAACCGCTCGCAAACTGGAGGCGACACTGGAGAGCTTCGGGGTAAGGGCGCGCGTGCTGGAGGTTGTTCGCGGACCTGCCGTTACCCGGTATGAAATCCAACCGGACATCGGGGTCAAGGTGAGCCGGATCGTCAATTTGACGGACGATATCGCCTTGGCGCTTGCAGCGAAAGATATCCGCATGGAGGCCCCGATTCCCGGCAAATCGGCGATCGGCATCGAGGTGCCGAACAACGAGGTATCTCTCGTTACGATGCGGGAAGTGATGGAAACCCCGGTTTTCCAAGATGCTGAATCAAAATTGTCCATCGCCTTTGGGCGGGATATCTCGGGACAGACGATTGTAGGGAACCTGGCTAAAATGCCACACTTGCTCGTTGCCGGGGCAACAGGTTCTGGGAAATCGGTATGTATTAACGGTATCATTACCAGTATTCTATATAAAGCAAAGCCGGATGAAGTAAAGTTCATGATGGTCGATCCGAAAATGGTTGAGCTAAATGTCTACAACGGGATTCCTCATTTGCTAGCCCCGGTCGTCACCGATCCGAAGCGGGCGTCACTGGCCCTGAAGAAGATCGTAGTGGAAATGGAGAAACGCTATGAGTTGTTCTCCAAATCGGGCGCCCGCAATGTAGAAGGCTACAATCTGATGATGAAGGACAATCCGGAGGCCATTCTCCCGTACATTGTCGTGATCGTCGATGAGCTTGCCGATTTGATGATGGTCGCGGCGAACGATGTAGAGGATGCAATCGCCCGCCTGGCGCAAATGGCCCGGGCTGCGGGCATCCATCTTATTATCGCCACGCAGCGTCCGTCGGTGGATGTAATCACCGGCGTAATCAAAGCCAATATTCCATCCCGAATCGCGTTTGGCGTATCCTCCCAGGTAGATTCCCGAACCATTCTGGATATGGCAGGGGCGGAGAAACTGCTCGGCAGAGGCGATATGCTGTTTATGCCGATGGGAGCCTCGAAACCGATCCGCGTGCAGGGCGCCTTCATGAGTGATCAGGAGGTCGAAGCGATTGTAGGTTACGTCCGCGATCAAGGGCAGGCTGAATATGACGAGAGCCTCGTCCCCGAGGTGGATGAAGAAATGCAGGAAATGGAAGAGGTCGTGGACGAATTGTTCGATCAGGCCGTACAGATCATCCTCGAAGCGAAGCAGGCCTCGGTTTCACTGCTGCAAAGGCGGATGCGCATCGGCTATACCCGTGCGGCGAGATTGATTGATTCGATGGAAGCGCGCGGCATCGTTGGTCCGTATGAAGGAAGCAAACCTAGGGAAGTACTGATCTCTTTGGAGCAGTTCAAGCTCGGGAAAGTATCTTCGTAATAGCTCATACAGCTGATATATGGCGGCAGACCCTTGAGGGACAAGGGTCTGCTGTTTTAATTTTGCTCTGCGAGAAAGGATTCTTTTTTGGAGTGCATAGGAAAGGGCGGCAGTAGTCATAATAAGGTCATCCATCTATGTTAATCCACAAAAGAAAGGTAGAGCTAAACGTATGAAAAAATCGAGAATATGGTTTGCTACCGGTTTAGTGCTGCTTTTGTGCGGGGCATTGTTCGGAGCTTATCGGCTTTGGCATAGTACGCCCGCTATGGCGGAAAGAAGCGAGGAGCCGAAATCTTCCCTTCCCGTATTCAGCGAACAGGTGATCCAGTATGGCGCCTTTGGAACAGATGTCTATGAGCTTCAAGGCCGGCTGGGTTTTCTAGGATTTTATCATGGCAAGCTCGATAGTTATTTTGGTCCTAAGACACTGGAATCCCTCAAATGGTTCCAGTCGGAGTTTGGCATGCCGGTTGACGGTCTGGCCGGACCGAAAACGAAGCTGAAGCTTTACAATGCCACGAAAGAATGGAAGCCGGGCATGGAGTATGCGACTGGCGAGACCGAAGCAAATAAAGGGGTAGAGAGTGCGCCCGAGCAGGCTGAAGGCAATACGTCGGCAGATTTATCTTCCGGTAACGCAATGGGACTGTCGGCCAATGACCTGAAAATCATGGCTAATGCGGTATACGGCGAAGCCCGCGGGGAACCTTTTGAGGGACAAGTCGCCGTGGCAGCAGTAATTCTGAACCGCGTGAAGTCGCCGAGCTTCCCCAATACGGTATCGGGCGTCATTTTCGAGCCGCTCGCCTTTACCGCGGTCGCTGATGGCCAAATCTGGCTTGAACCGAACGAGAGTGCAAAAAAAGCGGTACAGCAGGCACTGAATGGCTGGGATCCGACCGGCGGCTGCCTATATTACTTCAACCCGGAGACAGCAACCTCGAAATGGATCTGGACCCGTCCTCAGGTTAAAACGATCGGTAAGCATATTTTCTGTATGTAAATAACATTTTGGCAGGAAGCAGCCGTTCATGGGATCGGGTTGCTTCTTTACTTTGCCATAGTATAGAATGGAACTAAAATTATTGAGGTAAAATGTGACAAAGACAGTCTCTTGTAAAGGAGTTTTCATTTTGAATAAAACTGTATTTGAGCGGGGTAAAGCCGGCAACATTAGAATTCACGTTCTGTCGACGACCAGATTCAAAACATTTGCGGTATCGCTCTATGCGGGAATTCCGCTGCATGAGGATACAGTAACGACTACAGCGTTGACTCCGTTTGTGCTGCGGCGGGGCACGGCATCGTACCCGGAAACTATTCAATTTCGCGAGCAGCTTGAGCATTTGTACGGCGCCGGATTTGGCTTCGATGTATACAAGCGGGGGAATTATCAAATCGTTCAGTTCCGCATGGATACCATTAATGATGAATTTGTATCCAGCGATGACTCCTTGCTGCGCAAAACCTTCTCTTTCCTTGGGGAGGCTGTAACGAAACCTATTACGGAGAACGGCGCATTCCGGGAATCCTATGTGAGCTCGGAGCGGGAGACGGTTCGCAAGAAGCTGGAGGCGATCATTAACGATAAAATACGTTATGCCGCTGAGCGCTGTATGGAGGAAATGTTCCAGAACGATCCTTATCGCCTGCATCCGCTCGGTCAGCGTAAAGACTTGGACCAAATCACAGCAAAGTCGCTGTATGCGGCATTTCAGCAATGGCTGCAGCAAGCGAACCTTGATCTATACGTTGTTGGCGATACGACCCTTGCCGAGGTGCAGGAGCTTGTAGAACTGCATTTCAACTGGGGACGTTCGGCCATTCCGGAATACGTTCCCGCACAGAGCCATTGGACCGGTGACGATGTTCGCGTCGTGGAAGAAGTGCTTGACGTGAATCAAGGCAAGCTCAATATGGGTCTGAGCATCCCGGTTACTTATGGCGACGATCGCTATGCGGCAGCTTTGGTGTATAACGGAATTTTAGGCAGCTATCCGCATTCCAAGCTGTTCATTAATGTCCGCGAGAAGGAAAGCTTGGCTTATTACGCGGCATCAAGATTCGATGGGCATAAAGGCATCGTCTCGATTCAATCTGGTATCGAAATCGCGAATTACAATAAAGCGTTAGAAATTATTAAAGCACAGCTGGCAAGCCTGCGCGAAGGGCAGATCAGCGAGCTTGAAATGTCGCAGACGAAGGCGATGATTCGCAATAGCCTGCTGGAAATGCAGGATTCCGCATTTGATTTGATTGCATATGATTTTAACCGGGTGTTGTCCAGCCGGGAGCGGCCGGCGGAGGAGCTCCTCCGGCAGATCGAAGCGATTACGCCCGAGGATGTCGTTAGCGTAGCGAATTCGGTCAAGCTCGACACGATTTACTTTTTGACAGGGAAGAAGGGGGTGTAGTGGATGGAAGTCATCACGCATGAACGACTAAAAGAGACGGTGTACCGGGAGACGATGGACAATGGTTTGCAGGTGTATGTGCTTCCGAAGCCGGGATTCCAGAAAACGTATGCCACCTTCTCTACCAAGTATGGCTCGATTGATAATCATTTCCGCGTGGAAGGAGAAGCCGAGACGAAGGTGCCCGACGGAATCGCCCATTTCCTGGAGCATAAGATGTTCGAGGAGCCAGAAGGCGATATTTTTGCCAAATTCGCTTCTTTAGGCGCCTCTGCGAACGCCTTTACCAGCTTTGAGCAGACCGTATATTTGTTCTCTGCGACCGAGAACGTCATGGAGAATATTGAGACGCTCGTCAATTTTGTGCAAAATCCTTATTTCACGGACCAGAACGTGGAGAAGGAGAAGGGCATCATCGGCCAGGAAATCGGCATGTACCAGGACAATCCGGATTGGCGCGTATATTTTGGTTTGATCGAGGCTATGTACGCCGTACATCCCGTGCATATCGATATTGCCGGGACGGTGGAGTCCATCGGCACGATTACCAAAGAGACGCTTTATAAGTGCTATGACGCTTTTTACCATCCAAGCAATATGCTTCTGTTCGTAGTGGGCGGTGTCGATCCGGAGGAAGTGTTCTCGCTGGTACGGAGCAACCAGGCTAAGAAGAGCTATTCGCCGCAAGGAGAAATTCAACGGTTGTTCGATCCGGAACCGAACGAAGTTCACGAGAAGCGCAAGGTGATCAAACTTCCGGTTTCACTACCGAAATGCCTTTTTGGGTTTAAAGAGACGAATATTGGAATTAAGGGCGAAGCTCTGCTTCGCCGGGATCTTGCGCTTAAGCTGGCCTTGGATCTGCTAATCGGTTCCAGCACGAAGCTGTACCAGAAGCTGTATGACATGGATCTGATTTCGGATAGCTTTGGCCACGAATTCAACAGCAACCCGAATTATGCTTTCTCCGCGATTGGCGGAGACACAAAGGACCCGGACCGTCTGCTGGAGATCTTTACGGAGGAAGCGAAGTCGATACTCGCCTCGGGGTTCCAGAGCGACGATTTTGAGCGCGCACGCAAGAAAAAAATCGGCGGTTATTTGCGGATGCTGAACTCCCCCGAAAATATCGCCCACGAGTTTACACGTTACCGCTTCCGGGGCGGAGATCTGTTCTCCGTATTGCCGATATATGAATCTTTGACCTTGGAAGAGGTGAATAACCGGCTGCGCGAGCATATGGACTGGAACCAACTGGCCGTATCGCTTGTCGTTAGTCCATAAGACATGAACAGCTATCATGGGACAGATAAAAGCATTGGGGAAATGACGGTGCTGATTACGGGGGCGAGCCGTGGCATTGGTGCCCAGATCGCCCTTCGTTTTGCCGCGGTCGGAATGAATATTGTCATTCATTATAGGAAATCACATGAAGCCGCTAATGAAGTGGCCAGAAAGTGCCTGGAAGTCGGTGCAAATGTATGTACCGTTTATGCGGATCTTGGAAGCCGGGAAGAGATTTACCGGATGAAGGAGAAGCTGGAGAGCCGGGGCCTTAAGCCGGATATTCTGGTGAACAATGCGGGGATTTCCCACTACGCTCTGCTGTCGGATGTATCGGAAGAGCAGTGGGATGAAGTGATGAACATCAATTTGAAAAGCGTGTTTCTGTGCAGTCAGGCATTTATGCCCTACATGATTAACCAACGGTTTGGCCGCATTATCAACGTTTCCTCTGTCTGGGGAATTTCCGGGGGAGCTTGCGAAGCCGTATATTCGGCGGCTAAGGGAGGCGTAAACGCCTTTACGAAGGCTCTTGCTAAAGAGCTGGCACCTTCCGGCGTTACGGTCAATGCAGTAGCTCCAGGAGCCGTTAAAACGGACATGATGGAACGGTTCGGTGCAGAGGAGATCCGTATGCTGGAAGAGGAGATTCCTGCAGGAAGACTGGCTTCGCCCGAGGAAATCGCTTCGCTGGTGTATTTCCTTGCGCTGCCTGAATCCGGCTATATTACGGGACAGATCATTAGCCCCAATGGCGGCTGGCTGACCTGATGCCGGGCTTCAAGCTAAATTCTACTGTTAAGGCAAGGAATGGCGCAGCTGTTTCGCCTGATTCCACGTATAAATAAGCCGAATAAATCGCATATTACGACTGTTGATTTTAAATCTCACGTTCAACCGAAGGAGGATTTAAACATGTCAACAGTACTCAAAAATTTCGATACCTGGAAACAATTTTTGGGTGAACGCGTCAAACATGCGGAAAGATCGGGCCTCAGCGAGGAAACGATCTCTCACCTTGCCTACGAGATCGGCAGCTTCCTGGATGAAAAGGTCGATCCGCAAAACGCTTCTAACCGGGCCCTGAAAGAGCTGTGGGATGTCGGAAATGAAGAAGAGCGTAAGACCATTGCCCGGCTGATGGTGAAATTGGCTAAGGAAAACGCATAGTTTGCGAAAGGCAAAGCTCCCTGTTATGGGGAGCTTTTCTACCATTTTATACAGGTGCTTGCCTTTCGAAAATATTTTATATATCATAAAACACGTATTGTTCTTGTTCGCTTTCATTCTGCAAACTTTTCACTTCTCTGTCAATGAATGCAGGAATAATGGCCTATATTGTCGAATTAGTGTTGTATGAAGGGATTTTGACAATGAAGTACATATATTTGTAGGTCTTTTTGAGTACGACGATTAAAGATGGCGTTACTGGTCGTCTTTTTTTGGTGAAATAGTACACATGAATAATGACCGGCCGTGAAGCGTAACAATTGTACCGGGAAATACGTTATTTAATTCGGAAGGCTACTTTCATTTCAAATTGTATTTTTAAATTTAAAATATAATTCTATTTCAATTATTTGCAGGAGGTGATGGACGTGTCGAATTTGGGCCAGCAATTGAAGGAAGCCCGCCTTGCCAGAGGCTTGTCACTGGATGATGTGCAGGATATGACAAAAATTCGCAAAAGATACTTAGAAGCCATCGAAGCGGGAGATTATAAGGTGTTGCCAGGGAGTTTTTATGTGCGGGCCTTTATAAAGACATACGCTGAAACGGTTGGAGTAAATGCGGATGAACTGCTGAACGAGCATCGTCAGGACGTGCCTGCTCCTCAGGTGGAGCAGACGATGGAGCCCGTGCTGCAGAAGCGCCGCAGCAGACAAACGTCCGAGCGCAATTCGAAATGGATGTCTACGGCGCTGATGTGGTCTTTTGCTATTCTGATTTTGATCGTCATTTATATGTATTTTGCAGTCTGGGGCAAGAATCCGGCTGCGGACAGGAACAATGAGACCGATCCGACGAAATTGACCCAATCGGAGAATCCCTCGAAGCAAGGCGACAAAGGCCAGAACGGAGCTTCTAACGGGGATTCGCAGGGAGCTAATGATGCTAACCAGCCGGACGGCAGTAAT
This window harbors:
- a CDS encoding DNA translocase FtsK 4TM domain-containing protein, with the protein product MARKKKKKKAALGSMLKYEIYGIILITLSIIALSGEAAVGRTLSKMSALVLGKFYFVIPLIGIFIGLSVMISRKWPSRWNTRRTGALLAVLSLVLMSTIFSMEKKLAPSVSLSAGNIMSQIHHDLQTALFGPTLEDTGFSLLGLDISGGYVGGLEFALLYSLFGIAGAKLIMIVMMAISFMLITGLSYVDLFRLMRKNVSGVGADFGRKLRMLRPVPVKREKRPAESPDRETRYEDETEEEEELPASPKQQNKPVFFQLFNFKPRPKQTGSSGDFSEELEGQFAEDEPLHTSGVNWNELDYAGSNASVPEGARFDPYTGEPILQRNDQADVGPIIRDFFDNIQHEGRSGESESEAEEQQSGESEVWPDALASIEDYSPPELNTAEADAVEMNAISHSDEESADTSGEGNQEEGDKPEEPAPSPKPAPKPYKLPPFRLLSKPAGSGKSGDQADYKQTARKLEATLESFGVRARVLEVVRGPAVTRYEIQPDIGVKVSRIVNLTDDIALALAAKDIRMEAPIPGKSAIGIEVPNNEVSLVTMREVMETPVFQDAESKLSIAFGRDISGQTIVGNLAKMPHLLVAGATGSGKSVCINGIITSILYKAKPDEVKFMMVDPKMVELNVYNGIPHLLAPVVTDPKRASLALKKIVVEMEKRYELFSKSGARNVEGYNLMMKDNPEAILPYIVVIVDELADLMMVAANDVEDAIARLAQMARAAGIHLIIATQRPSVDVITGVIKANIPSRIAFGVSSQVDSRTILDMAGAEKLLGRGDMLFMPMGASKPIRVQGAFMSDQEVEAIVGYVRDQGQAEYDESLVPEVDEEMQEMEEVVDELFDQAVQIILEAKQASVSLLQRRMRIGYTRAARLIDSMEARGIVGPYEGSKPREVLISLEQFKLGKVSS
- the sleB gene encoding spore cortex-lytic enzyme, which gives rise to MKKSRIWFATGLVLLLCGALFGAYRLWHSTPAMAERSEEPKSSLPVFSEQVIQYGAFGTDVYELQGRLGFLGFYHGKLDSYFGPKTLESLKWFQSEFGMPVDGLAGPKTKLKLYNATKEWKPGMEYATGETEANKGVESAPEQAEGNTSADLSSGNAMGLSANDLKIMANAVYGEARGEPFEGQVAVAAVILNRVKSPSFPNTVSGVIFEPLAFTAVADGQIWLEPNESAKKAVQQALNGWDPTGGCLYYFNPETATSKWIWTRPQVKTIGKHIFCM
- a CDS encoding pitrilysin family protein — its product is MNKTVFERGKAGNIRIHVLSTTRFKTFAVSLYAGIPLHEDTVTTTALTPFVLRRGTASYPETIQFREQLEHLYGAGFGFDVYKRGNYQIVQFRMDTINDEFVSSDDSLLRKTFSFLGEAVTKPITENGAFRESYVSSERETVRKKLEAIINDKIRYAAERCMEEMFQNDPYRLHPLGQRKDLDQITAKSLYAAFQQWLQQANLDLYVVGDTTLAEVQELVELHFNWGRSAIPEYVPAQSHWTGDDVRVVEEVLDVNQGKLNMGLSIPVTYGDDRYAAALVYNGILGSYPHSKLFINVREKESLAYYAASRFDGHKGIVSIQSGIEIANYNKALEIIKAQLASLREGQISELEMSQTKAMIRNSLLEMQDSAFDLIAYDFNRVLSSRERPAEELLRQIEAITPEDVVSVANSVKLDTIYFLTGKKGV
- a CDS encoding pitrilysin family protein is translated as MEVITHERLKETVYRETMDNGLQVYVLPKPGFQKTYATFSTKYGSIDNHFRVEGEAETKVPDGIAHFLEHKMFEEPEGDIFAKFASLGASANAFTSFEQTVYLFSATENVMENIETLVNFVQNPYFTDQNVEKEKGIIGQEIGMYQDNPDWRVYFGLIEAMYAVHPVHIDIAGTVESIGTITKETLYKCYDAFYHPSNMLLFVVGGVDPEEVFSLVRSNQAKKSYSPQGEIQRLFDPEPNEVHEKRKVIKLPVSLPKCLFGFKETNIGIKGEALLRRDLALKLALDLLIGSSTKLYQKLYDMDLISDSFGHEFNSNPNYAFSAIGGDTKDPDRLLEIFTEEAKSILASGFQSDDFERARKKKIGGYLRMLNSPENIAHEFTRYRFRGGDLFSVLPIYESLTLEEVNNRLREHMDWNQLAVSLVVSP
- the fabG gene encoding 3-oxoacyl-ACP reductase FabG gives rise to the protein MNSYHGTDKSIGEMTVLITGASRGIGAQIALRFAAVGMNIVIHYRKSHEAANEVARKCLEVGANVCTVYADLGSREEIYRMKEKLESRGLKPDILVNNAGISHYALLSDVSEEQWDEVMNINLKSVFLCSQAFMPYMINQRFGRIINVSSVWGISGGACEAVYSAAKGGVNAFTKALAKELAPSGVTVNAVAPGAVKTDMMERFGAEEIRMLEEEIPAGRLASPEEIASLVYFLALPESGYITGQIISPNGGWLT
- a CDS encoding DUF3243 domain-containing protein; translated protein: MSTVLKNFDTWKQFLGERVKHAERSGLSEETISHLAYEIGSFLDEKVDPQNASNRALKELWDVGNEEERKTIARLMVKLAKENA
- a CDS encoding RodZ family helix-turn-helix domain-containing protein, with protein sequence MDVSNLGQQLKEARLARGLSLDDVQDMTKIRKRYLEAIEAGDYKVLPGSFYVRAFIKTYAETVGVNADELLNEHRQDVPAPQVEQTMEPVLQKRRSRQTSERNSKWMSTALMWSFAILILIVIYMYFAVWGKNPAADRNNETDPTKLTQSENPSKQGDKGQNGASNGDSQGANDANQPDGSNAHAGTDGNQTDTSTPDGAENGSGLNSGAGTESSGDVVVQPDGKSGSTTNFKVINPGGQPVQVVINATGKSWVEVYKGGRDGEKLYFDNTSDGDVLTYELGPEGMYIKSGASSYTKITVAGQVVEDGKNTSKIQLNMDTTGDGAGAGLDSTDTDTE